A portion of the Esox lucius isolate fEsoLuc1 chromosome 20, fEsoLuc1.pri, whole genome shotgun sequence genome contains these proteins:
- the LOC109614832 gene encoding C-type lectin domain family 12 member B-like, giving the protein MEEELYENVVCNKHIVSLQNENKEKKTVDDSVKAEGNSPTQQSPATGMDNSPAPHSQPCHGVAVCLGVLCVLLVSAIVGLSVFSTELSEHNQYLMNLNRNLSTANHILQSYNRNISTANQNLMSDKEELTQERDRLKTNLQVIYQLHDFPVNQYCSKTNGNVTKCNPCKVGWMLFQSSCYLILFPDAPGKTWTESREDCKKRESDLVVISSQPEQEFISNQTKYYFDKYHGYWIGLSYQANNQSWMWVDGSVQGLDKGFWNTTAKNLNSCVFIIPINKMLANWNTPGCFMQNRWICKSTALNWSY; this is encoded by the exons ATGGAAGAAGAGctgtatgaaaatgttgtttgcaATAAACACATTGTTTCTTTGCAGAATG agaacaaagagaaaaaaacagtggATGATTCAGTAAAGGCTGAGGGCAATTCACCCACTCAACAAAGTCCTGCCACAGGAA TGGACAACAGCCCTGCGCCCCACTCTCAGCCCTGTCATGGTGTGGCAGTGTGTCTGGGGGTTCTTTGTGTCCTCTTGGTTTCAGCCATCGTAGGCCTCAGTGTCT TCAGCACTGAACTCTCAGAGCACAATCAGTATCTGATGAATCTCAACAGGAACCTGAGTACAGCCAATCATATTTTGCAAAGTTATAATAGAAATATTAGCACTGCAAACCAAAATTTAATGTCTGACAAAGAAGAGTTGAcacaagaaagagacagactgaaGACAAATCTTCAGGTCATATATCAGCTTCATGATTTTCCTGTCAATCAATATTGTtccaaaacaaatggaaatg TGACAAAGTGCAACCCATGTAAAGTTGGTTGGATGTTATTCCAATCTAGTTGTTACCTGATTTTATTCCCTGATGCACCTGGGAAGACCTggactgaaagcagagaggatTGTAAAAAAAGAGAATCAGATTTGGTTGTTATTAGCAGTCAACCTGAACAG gAATTTATTTCCAACCAAACAAAATACTACTTTGATAAATATCATGGGTACTGGATTGGCTTGTCTTACCAAGCTAACAATCAATCATGGATGTGGGTTGATGGAAGTGTTCAGGGTCTGGATAAAGG GTTTTGGAACACTACTGCAAAGAATCTGAATTCTTGTGTGTTTATCATcccaataaataaaatgttggctAACTGGAACACTCCAGGGTGCTTTATGCAGAACCGTTGGATCTGTAAGAGTACAGCCTTAAACTGGTCATATTAA
- the LOC114829768 gene encoding C-type lectin domain family 12 member B-like — MEEELYENVVCNKHIVSLQNENKEKKKVYDSGKAKGYSPTQQSPATGMDNSPAPHSQPCHGVAVCLGVLCVLLVSAIIGLSVFSTELSEQNQYLSTANHILQSYNSNISTANQDLMSDKEELTQERDRLKTNLQVIYQLHDFPVNQYCSKTNGNVTKCNPCKVGWMLFQSSCYLILFSDAPWKNWTESREDCKKRESDLVVISSQPEQEFISNQTQSYYDVFHGYWIGLSYQANNQSWMWVDGSVQSLNKGFWNTTAKNLNSCVFIIPINKMLANWNTPGCFMQNRWICESTALNWSY; from the exons ATGGAAGAAGAGctgtatgaaaatgttgtttgcaATAAACACATTGTTTCTTTGCAGAATG agaacaaagagaaaaaaaaagtgtatgaTTCAGGAAAGGCTAAGGGCTATTCACCCACTCAACAAAGTCCTGCCACAGGAA TGGACAACAGCCCTGCGCCCCACTCTCAGCCCTGTCATGGTGTGGCAGTGTGTCTGGGGGTTCTTTGTGTCCTCTTGGTTTCAGCCATCATAGGCCTCAGTGTCT TCAGCACTGAACTCTCAGAGCAAAATCAGTATCTGAGTACAGCCAATCATATTTTGCAAAGTTATAATAGCAATATTAGCACTGCAAACCAAGATTTAATGTCTGACAAAGAAGAGTTGAcacaagaaagagacagactgaaGACAAATCTTCAGGTCATATATCAGCTTCATGATTTTCCTGTCAATCAATATTGTtccaaaacaaatggaaatg TGACAAAGTGCAACCCATGTAAAGTTGGTTGGATGTTATTCCAATCTAGTTGTTACCTGATTTTATTCTCTGATGCACCATGGAAGAACTggactgaaagcagagaggatTGTAAAAAAAGAGAATCAGATTTGGTTGTTATTAGCAGTCAACCTGAACAG gAATTTATTTCCAACCAAACACAATCCTACTATGATGTATTTCATGGGTACTGGATTGGCTTGTCTTACCAAGCTAACAATCAGTCATGGATGTGGGTTGATGGAAGTGTTCAGAGTCTGAATAAAGG GTTTTGGAACACTACTGCAAAGAATCTGAATTCTTGTGTGTTTATCATcccaataaataaaatgttggctAACTGGAACACTCCAGGGTGCTTTATGCAGAACCGTTGGATCTGTGAGAGTACAGCCTTAAACTGGTCATATTAA
- the LOC114829756 gene encoding LOW QUALITY PROTEIN: nestin-like (The sequence of the model RefSeq protein was modified relative to this genomic sequence to represent the inferred CDS: inserted 2 bases in 1 codon): protein MAESLILCTSRHTLTDRLLASERDSLLNQHLFIFSLPLEVQRHSIQHHPSQRKDEKLDMLNLNQRLETYLGRVRLLEEENELLRQEIQTLKGSSQGGQMGLDGKLRLARQEVHEAWREKDRVELELGSLGEELQTLGLQRQGEADAHGEVKKKLEESRKQMEEEKRAQVWLRGKVSQLEEQIQFQIQTXNLKDTLIHVTPPPPTHSGTQLPNLQELGVEYSQMAVRVWQEAAVLYQVQVLYHLTTIRSR, encoded by the exons ATGGCTGAATCGTTGATCTTATG CACTTCAcgtcacacactgacagacagactgctcGCTTCAGAGAGAGACTCTTTACTTAACCAGCATCTCTTCATTTTCTCATTACCTCTCGAAGTGCAGCGCCATAGTATCCAACATCATCCCAGCCAACGGAAAGATGAGAAGCTTGATATGCTGAACCTCAACCAGCGCCTGGAGACCTACTTGGGCCGCGTGAGGCTGCTAGAGGAGGAGAATGAGCTGCTACGCCAGGAGATCCAGACCTTGAAAGGCAGCAGCCAGGGGGGGCAGATGGGTCTGGATGGCAAATTGAGGCTGGCCAGGCAGGAAGTGCACGAAGCCTGGAGGGAGAAGGACCGGGTAGAGCTGGAGCTAGGGAGCCTGGGTGAGGAGCTCCAAACCCTGGGGCTGCAGAGGCAAGGGGAGGCTGATGCCCATGGGGAGGTGAAGAAGAAGTTGGAGGAGAGCAGGAAGCAgatggaagaggagaagagggctCAGGTCTGGCTTAGAGGGAAGGTGAGCCAACTAGAGGAACAAATCCAGTTCCAGATACAAAC CAACTTAAAGGACACACTTATCCATGTCACACCTCCACCACCAACCCATAGCGGCACCCAGCTGCCCAACCTCCAGGAGCTGGGTGTGGAGTACTCCCAGATGGCGGTCAGGGTGTGGCAGGAGGCGGCTGTGCTGTATCAGGTCCAG GTTCTCTATCATTTAACTACTATACGTAGCCGCTAA
- the LOC109614829 gene encoding C-type lectin domain family 4 member E-like, with the protein MLFAINTLFLGRMRTKRKKTVDDSVKDKGNSPTQQSPATGMDNSPAPHSQPCHGVAVCLGVLFVLLVSAIVGLSVFSTELSEQNQYLSTAKEELTQERDRLKTNLQVIYQLHDFPVNQYCSKTNGNVTKCNPCKVGWMLFQSSCYLILFSDAPWKNWTESREDCKKRESDLVVISSQPEQEFISNQTQSYYDVFHGYWIGLSYQANNQSWMWVDGSVQGLDKGFWIHSAQIQNTCVLTIPTNKTLANWNTPGCYMQNRWICESTALNWSY; encoded by the exons AGAacaaagaggaaaaaaacaGTGGATGATTCAGTAAAGGATAAGGGCAATTCACCCACTCAACAAAGTCCTGCCACAGGAA TGGACAACAGCCCTGCGCCCCACTCTCAGCCCTGTCATGGTGTGGCAGTGTGTCTGGGGGTTCTTTTTGTCCTCTTGGTTTCAGCCATCGTAGGCCTCAGTGTCT TCAGCACTGAACTCTCAGAGCAAAATCAGTATCTGAGTACAGCCAAAGAAGAGTTGAcacaagaaagagacagactgaaGACAAATCTTCAGGTCATATATCAGCTTCATGATTTTCCTGTCAATCAATATTGTtccaaaacaaatggaaatg TGACAAAGTGCAACCCATGTAAAGTTGGTTGGATGTTATTCCAATCTAGTTGTTACCTGATTTTATTCTCTGATGCACCATGGAAGAACTggactgaaagcagagaggatTGTAAAAAAAGAGAATCAGATTTGGTTGTTATTAGCAGTCAACCTGAACAG gAATTTATTTCCAACCAAACACAATCCTACTATGATGTATTTCATGGGTACTGGATCGGCTTGTCTTACCAAGCTAACAATCAGTCATGGATGTGGGTTGATGGAAGTGTTCAGGGTCTGGATAAAGG GTTTTGGATACATTCTGCACAGATTCAGAATACTTGCGTGTTAACCATCCCAACAAATAAAACGTTGGCTAACTGGAACACTCCAGGGTGCTATATGCAGAACCGTTGGATCTGTGAGAGTACAGCCTTAAACTGGTCATATTAA